In Deinococcus depolymerans, the following are encoded in one genomic region:
- a CDS encoding cation diffusion facilitator family transporter, translating to MTASSTSVQTSSRASRLALGSILVAVVVLALKYVAYLMTGSVALYSDALESIINVAAAVAALMALRVAARPADANHPYGHTKAEYFSAVAEGVLIVLAAAAIVREALPALLNPVAAGGQVGLGLAGLGVNLGAGLLNAVWASVLLRQGRALRSPALLADGRHIFSDVVTSVGVLLGVLAARLTGLAWLDPLLAILVALNILWSGWLLVRESVGGLMDAAVDPETEAKIRQAMSLHGQGALEMHDLRTRHAGSVTFIEFHMVVPGDMTVQEAHSICDRLEDAIRAETPQCSISIHVEPQEKAKHHGVLVL from the coding sequence GTGACGGCTTCCTCGACCTCCGTGCAGACCTCCTCCCGCGCGTCCAGACTGGCGCTGGGCAGCATTCTCGTGGCGGTCGTGGTGCTGGCCCTGAAGTACGTGGCGTACCTGATGACGGGCAGCGTGGCGCTGTACTCGGACGCGCTGGAGAGCATCATCAACGTGGCGGCGGCGGTGGCGGCGCTGATGGCGCTGCGGGTCGCGGCCCGCCCGGCGGACGCCAATCACCCGTACGGGCACACGAAGGCCGAGTACTTCAGCGCGGTGGCCGAGGGCGTGCTGATCGTGCTGGCGGCGGCCGCGATCGTGCGCGAGGCGCTGCCGGCGCTGCTGAACCCGGTGGCGGCCGGTGGGCAGGTGGGGCTGGGACTGGCGGGGCTGGGCGTGAACCTGGGGGCGGGCCTGCTGAACGCGGTGTGGGCGTCGGTGCTGCTGCGTCAGGGGCGGGCGTTGCGTTCGCCGGCGTTGCTGGCGGACGGGCGGCACATCTTCAGTGACGTGGTGACCAGCGTGGGGGTGCTGCTGGGGGTCCTGGCGGCCCGTCTGACGGGTCTGGCGTGGCTGGATCCGCTGCTGGCGATTCTGGTGGCGCTGAACATCCTCTGGAGCGGGTGGCTGCTGGTGCGTGAGAGTGTGGGCGGCCTGATGGACGCGGCGGTGGACCCGGAGACCGAGGCGAAGATCCGGCAGGCGATGAGTCTGCACGGGCAGGGTGCGCTGGAGATGCACGACCTGCGGACCCGGCATGCGGGGAGTGTGACGTTCATCGAGTTTCACATGGTGGTGCCGGGGGACATGACGGTGCAGGAGGCGCACAGCATCTGTGACCGGCTGGAGGACGCGATCCGTGCGGAGACGCCGCAGTGTTCGATCAGTATTCACGTGGAGCCGCAGGAGAAGGCCAAGCATCACGGGGTGCTGGTGCTGTAG